The Plasmodium brasilianum strain Bolivian I chromosome 5, whole genome shotgun sequence region AGGGAGATCACAGCGGGAAGGAAAAGAAATGGAATACTACAGATCGTATAACAGATATGACTACACAATTAAGGAAAACTTTGAATTATTGCATCGAAAAGTAGAATGGTTCTATCATTGGTTTATCGAAAGTGCATCAAATATAGAATACGACTATCGGTGGAGTGTTATTTTGccatatattgtttttaagcatgatagtgaaaaaaaatttactcataataattttatagaaaaactGAATGTccaattatttaaaaacgGCACTTCTACTTTTAGTTTGTATCGAAATTTAAAAGGGGAAAAGCTTATCTTttgtaatgataaaaaaaaaaaaagcattgaGCAGGAAATAAAAACTACTTGTAAGGAAAGTGAGATAggtaaaaagaaattagCAAAACGATGTTTATCCTCAAGTGCAGAGGATAAGAAGGAgcacaaaaagaaaaggagaaTTTTGAAAGGAGTGGGTGGTGCACAAGAATCTGCAGTTTTAGGCGATATTGCAGAGGGGAGTGACGATCAGATAAACAGTAATGTGCGCGATAACATGAGCAGTAATGTGGGTAATAATGTCGGAGCGGATGGTAGTATAAAGAAGGAGGACATAGAgcacataaaaatgaaacagtCAAAGAACAAACTAGGAGAAAAGAATTATAGCAATGGTAATAATTGCAAGAAATCTGAGTCCCTTTTTTTTGATCAAGATGAGTATGTGCTTACAAGCGAAGTTGTGTTAAGAGCAATTGACAATATTTTGAATGATATAAAGAATAAGGACGAAGAGGAATACTATTCCTTTCATAAAGATTTTGATGTGGTTTATCTGTACTCCGACTTAGTGAAGAACATGGGTGAAGAAATGTTAAGGGGGAGGGAAGCAGGATATCAAGTAGGAAATGAAGCAGGAATTGaagcaaaaaaagaagcagGAATTGAAACAGGAATTGAAGCAAGAAATGAAGCAGGACTTGAAGCAGGAATTGAAGCTGGAATTGAAGCAGGAATTGAAGCAAGAAATGAAGCAGGAATTGAAGCAAGAAATGAAGCAGGAATTGAAGCAAGAAATGAAGCAGTACATGGACAAAGAACTGGAGGAGCGGTTGAAACAGACATTATAGTGGCTAAGGATGCATCCAAGGAAGGAGCCAATGTAGCGACTAGTGTAGCACTGTATGAATTATCGGATGATGCAGCACAAAGGGGCAACAAAGACAAGGGAGAACTAtgtaagaaaaaaggaaaggcAGCTGATATTGGAGAATCAAAAGGACATTCATACTATTTCTACCTGTTCGGTTTAGTAACAACATATACGTTTTTTACATTTCAATTTGACAGAAATCGCATATctcaatttttaatttttccccCAATGCAAAGTAAAGGGTTAGGTATGAAGGTATTAGAAAAGATATATCATCTATCTATTGTAAATGCAAATATACGTGAAATAACGGTGGAAGACCCAGCTGTTTCTTTTACGCAACTGAGGGACATTATTACGATAAAGATGTGTATCGATTTAGGAATTCTAAGTCCTACTATTCTATACCCggaagaatatttaaaaggaaagaaTATACAAAAGGAACATGTAGAATTAGACAAGAAAAAGTTTATGAAAGTATGTAAAGAAACACACAAACAAATTACTAGAATGATAGAAACACTTTTACTAGCTAGTGTTTTACCACATCCAGCTCCATCCTATGGAGATAGTGAGGATAAAAACTCCactattagaaaaaaagaaaagaaaaatgaaaataatgtacACTGTGTCAATACCATGGAACATTTTGAATTATCCGATATATGTAAAGACGTTCGCATTAAGATAAAGAAAAGGATCAAGAATGATTACATAGGCAATCTGATTAACAAAAACATGAACTGTATGGCGAGCGACGTGTTCCGCGATTACGTAAGCAGAAAAAACGAAAgcgaaaaaaagaagcaaaataaaagaagcaaaataaaagaagcaaaataaaagaagcaaaataaaagaagcaaaataaaagaagcaaaataaaagaagcacaataaaagaagcaaaataaaagaagcacaataaaagaagcaaaataaaaagaaggaGAAATATTTCACCTCATAGTGCattgcatgtatatacatggcTTCATTTATTTGAGGGTGTGAAATCATTTACAAACGTTGtaccatttttttcattattgtgataaatatttatatcatatacTTTCTTACGGGAAGGGGTGGGGGATGTACTTGTTATAACTGTGCTGGCCCCTTCAATCATTGCGTATGGTGTTACTCATGAATGCGcctcttttgtttttattgtcatttctttttaagtTCATTTGCGTTTACACTGTGCTAAATGTTAATGCAGCAGTAATAATCAATTCTAATGATAAcatattatttccttttttaggtgaaagaagaattatataaactgTGGAAGAAGCAGTGCAAGGTTTATTATAGGTAGGTtgttatataaacatttaattttttgttaaaagaaTGAGgagaaattaaaagaaaaattaaaagaaaaattaaataggaTCGAGGGTGCGTCGCCTCTCATTATAGCAGCACATATTACTGTGCTACTTTATGCATAcctatatatgtaaatatgtatatacgcacatatgCGCATGTATAcctatacatatttatgtttatattgttttttttttttttttttttttgtttccatTACAATGCACAGGACTATAAAAAAACTCAGGTCATTATACCCTCTGTAGAGTGCTGTGTAATAATGTACTTAGAAGGAGAAGAGGAGAAAGaggaataaaattaaataaattttgtttatttacaCACACATAGAAGTCTACGTGCGTGGGCATTTtgaacaacaaaaaaaggaagaatagTGAACATAAGagtttacttatttatttgtgtatgtgtgtatgtgtgtatgtgtgtatgtgtgtatgtgtgtatgaatgtatgtgtgtatgtgtgtatgaatgtatgtgtgtatgaatgtatgtatttatgtatttttattttttctcttttttcatttgtaacCTCTTTTCATCAACTTAAAATTTCgcatttttttgcatttttttgcatttttttgcattttttgtGAAAAACTTTAAATAAACACATAGTCATGAGGGGCGAATAAGCAGATGCATTGATGGGGCAGTTCgtgcgtatgtatatgcatatatatacggaTAGAAGCACAgacacatatatgtgtacatgtggGCTTTGCAGGCAGGGTGCGCACGTAGGTTCGTTCTTGTGTGTCTCTTACGCTGTCAATCCATAATCTAACAAATCGACGAATCCTCGTCATCGCATTCGTTCTTATCGTTCACGGAAGGTTCATCTTGAATACCTATAAACACATTGTTGAAATCCTCATCGTTTTGATTTTTGTACTTGGGTTTGGTTATACATGATATGAATAGaattcttttattcttttttgcaaaaaaaaaataattaaaacttGAAATACTTTCCTTGTCAACGTACGGATCATTATCAGTACTATTCAGATAGGTATAAACATCACATGACTTAAAATcgattaattcttttaagaTTTTccatattcttttattaaatcctctatatattttttcaataatataaaacaaattgtaGTTAATTGTATCTATAAcactatttatatttcttatatatttataattcgAATTATTCAAATGTTTAAATTCATAATcaggaaatatataatttaaaatgttaataatatttgctAGTATACTCTTCTTCTCTTTTGTGTTTATTATTTCTGGGatgcttttcttttttacgttttttcCTTTGTCATCACAGCTGAAGGTAGAACTATCCACAGGGATTGTAGTGATTACGGTTATACCGTTTGTCGACAAGCACTCCTTATGCGTGTCCTCTTCTCTACAAACTGCAGTTACACCACTTCCATTGTAGTAGTTTGCGCTACTGTTGTTGGTAGTACAAGTAGTATGATTACTACAGGAACTGTTAATACCTTTTGTTTTGTCAATTTCTTCaaataattcaatttttGCTTCAATAAATCTATCGTGTGCGTCTAGTCTttctaaaattaaatttacgTCATTCAAATTTTCGATATCTAAATtgatcattttattttattttatttttttttttttttttttttttttttttttttttttttttttccgttttGGCTTTTTTCCACTTCTTTTCGCTTCTTTTCACTTCATTTCGCTTCATTTCACTTCTTTTCACTTCATTTCACTTCCTTTGTCAACTAATAATGCGCGTTGTAACAGAGTGAATGAGGAAAAGCAGTAACAGGGTGAGTAGTCAAatcataaaaagaaaaaagagacaaataacaaattacacaaaaaatgtgaaaaaattatgttaacaTACgcatacagaaaaaaaaaaaaataaaaaaaaataaaaaaaaaaaaaaaaaaataaaaaaaaaaaaaaaaaaaataaaaataataataataataataataataatagtaataataataataataataataataataatagtaacagcaGCAGTAACATTAGTGGCAAATAATGGAAAATTGCTCacaatgatataaaaaataatctggaaaaaacagtaaaaatataaagagatatcattataataacaatattaaaaagacGGAATATTAACACGCAAGGcaccttttttaattaaaaatcaGTGTAACGGCATAACGtttgaatatttatcaagttgtcatatatttaatttgacATGTATGTGCTAGTTTTcctatttttgttttttattttctctattttgttttttattttctctattttgttttttattttctctattttgttttttattttctctattttgttttttattttttctatttttgttttttattttttctatttttgttttttattttttctattttttctatttttgttttttatttgtttttttatcaaGTCCTCATATCAGAACAATAAAACTGTCTAAGCACTGATtacattcttttattttttaaaataaattatttttatatgaacatttttcttatttgttTACACATAAAAGGTAGGTACACAGGGGTATGTAATAAGAGGAACATACATTGTTCGCTAGTTATTATACgcatataatataagaaaatttcTTCCTTTTGAAAGCAATAAAACAATACTGTAAAAAAATGAGGGCaacgaaaaaaagatatagaaTAAGAcaatttgaaaaatgtacacaacacattaaaaaaaaaaaaaaaaaaagaaaggtaCATGAgagtgtgtatatatacatacatacgttcATACGTCCATGCACATACACttcatgtacatatacacgtatGTCGACTAGTAATTAATCATTATTTCGCTCAACCGAAATAATGAACGtacattttacatattttacagTTCGCTTTCTCATTACGAACGGGTTACCTTTTAACTgttattatgtttatataaacacGTGTATAAGTGGTACGCCTATGGATACAAACGTACATGTATAGATGTATATgtgaatgtatatacataaatgtattatgtatgtgtgtatgtatctatgtatagatctgtatgtatttatgtatataaaagtacgtattcttatatatacgtattcatatatatacgtattcatatatgtacgaattcatatatgtacgagttcatatatgtacgtatttgtatatattcgTATGTATTTGTgcaaatgcatatatatatatatatatatatatatataatatatatatattttaatgtatacgGGTATGCATGTCCGCATAACCCTGGAAACAATTAGtagaacagaaaaaaaaaagaaaaaattgacTACTATtgaagtaataaatataataactgTGTAAAAACCTAATgggaaataaaatagtagTCTCTTTTtgcaaattaaaaatggaatTTCTTATGCAAATCTTATTTCATTTGTTTGCTTACTAGTTCGTTAAAATATTCACTTAGTCATTAACTGCCTTTATAAGCCAACTGTTTGCAAAAAGagtccaaaaaaaaatatatataaatataaaaatgtgaacATAGTAGCATAGTAGCACTGTAATATTGTAACGATGTAACAGTGCAAACATGTAACAGTGCAAACACGTAATAGTGCAAACATGTAATAGTGTAAACATGTAACATTGCAAACATGTAACATTGCAAACATGTAACATTGCaaacatgtacatacgtatgaacataaattgtaaatatatgaaaagtaggaaaatacgaaaaacaaaaaaaaaacaaaaaaaagtattccccttctttattaataaagTTTACGCTAGATTGTTTCGGTCAatctcttttaaaaatttttttttttttttttttaaatatttcatgaTCATAAGCTTCGTTCAATTATTGTAACTTTTGCAAATTTGCTactacaaaaatgaaaagaaaaaaaaatacataaataaaacaatcaaaaattttatattgctCTAATGTAACTGCATTATGCTTACTCTCATTGTGTCATACTTCTCATCCGGTAAGAACCCTTGAAGATATAAAACGAACAACGCATAAATTTGTGTaagtacaaatatacatgcatatgaaTATGCGTAAAGGTAACTGTATACagatatgaataaatttgcGCATATGTATTTGTTCATGCGAATATAAAATCAACACATGTTTTgatacgtatgtacatatatatatatatatatatatatatatatatatatatacaccttTTCCATTATATTGAGACACTATTCCCCTCCATTCATTTCCTTGCTACAGAAAAACATTAGCAAATATATACTACAAAAAGCATTAGAAGAAATACCTGAAGGGTGATAACACTGAACAGGAAAAACAAACTCAGTTCGATGTTGACCTTTTCCGTTGTATTGTTACAAATCGATTGTGTGCAAAAGTAtacgaaaaattaaaaaaaaaaaaaaaagaaaaaaagctATTATCTTCAAAAATGAGGTATAAGTATATAGTACTAGTTTAGTAAGAACCATAGCTCACTGAAACGACCTTAATCATTCTGTCAGCAAATActtgaaataatatattctctCGTTGGGGGgtggaaaaagaaaaaagaaaataaagtgAATTGGTTGGAAGTGGAATATATATCAGTGTGAAGAGCAATATATATCAGCTTGAGGCGAAATATATATCAGCTTGAGgagaaatatatatctgCGTGAAGCGCAATATATATCAGCGTGAggcaaaatatatatctgcATGAAATGCAATATATATCAGCGTTAAGCCGCGTACATTGCAGTGCAGCCAATGAAGAGGTGTAACAAAAATGAGAAGGAATTTCCTCCCATTTCGAATTTACGTAAATTATTACCATTTGTACAGAACTTGCAGAAAgaatatttctaatattgaaaaaaatgtgcatataaaagaagatgggggggaaaataaattgaaagtagataataatattataaatggtGTTAAACACTGTACAAAGGAAAAAGATATAAGAGTAAATAAGATACATGCTGATTATGTTGAAATAGATGGGGATATAGTAACTCGGAAAGATGTATCACCTGCAGATGATTTAACAtcttgtaaaaaaataaaatttcgaagtttgaaaaattttaatttattagcAGGGTGTTTAATAacatctttatttttttattttaccctTAAGAAGGTACCAGAAggatatatatgtttaattgaaaataaaacagatGGGACAGTGCTACCATACATATATGACGACTTgatgacttttttttttaatcctcTAAAGTATAGAATAATTCTCATGCGAGTCATTccaatacaaaaaaaatatatacatgtgtatgaaacgttagataaaaaaaaaattaaagtaaaattagAAGTAAAAATGAAACCAAAAATTCCATTTGTTgtagatatatatagttCTTTTGGGGCCAATTATAGTTCAGCATATGTAGAAAGAGAAATGAGCTTAGATATAgaaaatgttattaaaaattataatttagaCACACTACTACAAACATGTGAAAAGTCATGTGATACACAAGCTACTACAGTAGATGATGTGGTTGATCAAATCATGGACAGGTTTTATGACTGCTCTGTCTTTCACAAAATAACACTTCTGGATGTTTCCATACTATTCGAGGAGGTTAAGTAATGATGAGAAGAAAGATATGTGTAGCAGTGTAGGATgcaatttatatgtaaaggGGGTACATCACAAAAATGAAGCAGTGagggcaaaaaaaaaataaaaaaaattgcagcGTAATGTCATCCGATATCTGCCCCCATTATAGGAACGTTTGATtgaattgtttttttttttttattatacttaattttaatatattgtatttaattttattattttgtatttaattctattaattgtatttaattttattatattgtatgtaattttattattttgtatttaattcTGTTGattgtatttaattttattatattgtatgtaattttattattttgtatttaattctattaattgtatttaagtttattatattgtactgtaatatatttttttatttttatttatttttttttttttttcctatttatgttcatatagcttttttttttttttttgttattcatACGAAATAGAGCTAGCTATTTCgtgcattattttataacatctttttatgtatatgcttTAATTTGCTGCCAATATTGCTACACTATAGTTCATAATGTATTTTCAATTCTTCTATTTTCATTGTTGAAAGTATGGTGAGTACTTTATAAAAAGCAATTTTGGCATTTTAGAAAACGTCATGAAATCGCCTTTAATTAAGCTTCACATGTGCGCAAATAGGtatctatatgtatatctttatttgtacgggtacatatacatatgtatttatgtatgtatgtatgtataggCACACTCGATCGAGTGTATTTGAGATGCTTcgcattaaaaaaaaaagcttcaTAACGACATAGCAACATAactacaaaataaaaaaacatttaaaaatgccttttaaaattctttaaaatgattaaaaataaagctaaAAACAAgtaaacaaatttaaaaatgtgtataGTCTATTTGGTTAGATAATATTAATTCAGAGAGGTGtctataattatttacatatatatatatatataaaaaaaaaaaaaaaaaaaaaaaattaaattacgtgcaaatatttttacctttttttaacCCTACGGAGaaatttcttcctttttaagAATTTACCTGACCTGCTCATACTATTAACTGTCCATATGTTAgccatttttaataatgtttAATTATTCACCTGACCTGTTcatattaatatcattaatcttctttttcaaaacggaaacacattttttaatgcatTTTTACAACACCCTTCTTATTAACAATTTTCAATCCTTGTTCTTCCTCATTTGTTTTAATACGAATTTGCACTGTTGTTCCTTCTTATTTCTAAGAGTAAAGGACCGCAAACTATTCCTTGTTGTTGCAATTTTTGATGAGTATTATCACAATATGGGAAATTATTTGATTTCCAACACCTGCACACTGATATTTTTCTGGATTTTTTTGATGGAGGATAAAATGTTTCAACATGTACTgctttaaaatttcttatgtttaatatatctcccttttttctaataatatcacaatttttttctttcagaaaaaaattcCCCATCCTTATTTTCAtctacacatatgtatgtaatacaaaaacatgtattttttttttttttttttttttttttcgtttttcacAATTTAAATATCGTATTGTTTTGTTTACATCAAATACCACTTCAGTTAGTCCTTTCTTATAAACCATTGACTGAGTTAGAACAAATTTGTTAtgtttaaatgaaaaaatttacccttcatattttttaagcagcaatttttaataatcaaatctgacttttttttttttttttgtatgtgtGCGTATGCAAGGGttaatgaataattattatttcttcattcCTTCAATCTTGCGCTTCTTATTGCAGTAACTTCTTATGGaccttttttattctgttactccgtctattatttttttttttaaaataaagcgGATAACAGTTGTCGTAAGTACAGTTTTCTATTTCCAGAAAAAAGGATGTATATTAAAGtgcaaatatgtataaacatatacacacatacatacgtatgtatgtacatatgcgtTTACTTTCTTTTTGGATTTCAGAACAATTCAGTAAAGTATAATTTACGCTGACGTAAAATTCTTTGAaagcaaaaaattttttccactaatattataataataataataaatagcCTTAATTCTAGTTGAAACTTTAggctaattttatttttttcttttttcaaaaaatgcaaaaaaacgATACAAAGAAGAattatattacaattttataaattatccTTTTCCTAAAGCACAActcatttttgtaaaaatgacTTATATTAGTAAACGATATACAAAATCGAAAATTTTAAAGCTTTAAAACTGGGTATTATGGTGATACAGTCTAATAGATTCAAGTATACTTcaattatgttttaatttatgtaaaaaaaaaaaaaaaaaaaaaaaaaaaaaaaaaggcgtaagaaaaatataaaatggacAATGTACGTACATTAAATCCTTAGATGGAAAATTATTACCAATGCTAAAGTGACGCGTTAACaggaaaaagtaaaacttaacgtaaaaatatatatattacataaaaacaaatatgtatgtatataatgtatatgtatgtatatgtatgtatatgtatgtatatgtgtgtatataatgtatataatgtttatgtatgtatgtatgaatgtatgtatatgtatgcatatgtatgtttat contains the following coding sequences:
- a CDS encoding CDGSH iron-sulfur domain-containing protein; this encodes MGNFFLKEKNCDIIRKKGDILNIRNFKAVHVETFYPPSKKSRKISVCRCWKSNNFPYCDNTHQKLQQQGIVCGPLLLEIRRNNSANSY
- a CDS encoding histone acetyltransferase encodes the protein MKYKGNNKLTIDSVQERKNEEIDREYYNCIKNCAADLQDLSMNFFPSINTYACIPKINAMNSVTFHPCISSKDYYNNTYSFKPLFTHHFFSDYEQVIGFDTLNIDFYYTCDNYEVFMKLNGSICDQYENSNYIMLMLLQNLYITTPYPGGFIETEEEFLSILRRNERKERNEIKNSNKTEDIQDADVVLQNKVYKPPGLIIYEKKISDDIYLQIRKCGFSSMYFKVGKENSSSEFISQMRGRQSNESKYSMASAGSSGSNGSSGSSGSNGSGEIVYQAKSIECVHNSNNLIEQGKKKKKKKRKKENDTVLYDSQNGFISMEKGSSKSAININDKMDEYKIYDSAGETEVKDANSSANNAYGKNSYNTCDNNTPNKYGYNTPNKYGYNTPNACCNNANKSFEEKKKSINSNKKSDLIIQGGGNWNRGKRKSENLKAKAMVNVNTHMSTNMSRNMTANVIGNECNNHISSSNSNSSSCGEDNCSGSSSNEGIGRKRIDSKGSGSYAESNARSNDESITNKDRKRRKKKRTDVTKKYKDIDENNPFVESKTTRRNCTKFVTEKDMSKLYREYLHILKEKKKKERLSKEKSTESIIVKDNSERQSSHQHIHLGGSCSPHKESRSGHVETQAHIGEEAFMEENVHMGKEAHIGRSQREGKEMEYYRSYNRYDYTIKENFELLHRKVEWFYHWFIESASNIEYDYRWSVILPYIVFKHDSEKKFTHNNFIEKLNVQLFKNGTSTFSLYRNLKGEKLIFCNDKKKKSIEQEIKTTCKESEIGKKKLAKRCLSSSAEDKKEHKKKRRILKGVGGAQESAVLGDIAEGSDDQINSNVRDNMSSNVGNNVGADGSIKKEDIEHIKMKQSKNKLGEKNYSNGNNCKKSESLFFDQDEYVLTSEVVLRAIDNILNDIKNKDEEEYYSFHKDFDVVYLYSDLVKNMGEEMLRGREAGYQVGNEAGIEAKKEAGIETGIEARNEAGLEAGIEAGIEAGIEARNEAGIEARNEAGIEARNEAVHGQRTGGAVETDIIVAKDASKEGANVATSVALYELSDDAAQRGNKDKGELCKKKGKAADIGESKGHSYYFYLFGLVTTYTFFTFQFDRNRISQFLIFPPMQSKGLGMKVLEKIYHLSIVNANIREITVEDPAVSFTQLRDIITIKMCIDLGILSPTILYPEEYLKGKNIQKEHVELDKKKFMKVCKETHKQITRMIETLLLASVLPHPAPSYGDSEDKNSTIRKKEKKNENNVHCVNTMEHFELSDICKDVRIKIKKRIKNDYIGNLINKNMNCMASDVFRDYVKEELYKLWKKQCKDYKKTQVIIPSVECCVIMYLEGEEEKEE
- a CDS encoding prohibitin-like protein PHBL, which produces MRRNFLPFRIYVNYYHLYRTCRKNISNIEKNVHIKEDGGENKLKVDNNIINGVKHCTKEKDIRVNKIHADYVEIDGDIVTRKDVSPADDLTSCKKIKFRSLKNFNLLAGCLITSLFFYFTLKKVPEGYICLIENKTDGTVLPYIYDDLMTFFFNPLKYRIILMRVIPIQKKYIHVYETLDKKKIKVKLEVKMKPKIPFVVDIYSSFGANYSSAYVEREMSLDIENVIKNYNLDTLLQTCEKSCDTQATTVDDVVDQIMDRFYDCSVFHKITLLDVSILFEEVK
- a CDS encoding repressor of RNA polymerase III transcription MAF1 — its product is MINLDIENLNDVNLILERLDAHDRFIEAKIELFEEIDKTKGINSSCSNHTTCTTNNSSANYYNGSGVTAVCREEDTHKECLSTNGITVITTIPVDSSTFSCDDKGKNVKKKSIPEIINTKEKKSILANIINILNYIFPDYEFKHLNNSNYKYIRNINSVIDTINYNLFYIIEKIYRGFNKRIWKILKELIDFKSCDVYTYLNSTDNDPYVDKESISSFNYFFFAKKNKRILFISCITKPKYKNQNDEDFNNVFIGIQDEPSVNDKNECDDEDSSIC